From the Blastopirellula marina genome, one window contains:
- a CDS encoding TadE/TadG family type IV pilus assembly protein → MSKRAKRGVSLLWIIIAFPALILFLVFAVEIGNIWLARLELEQSLEASALAAVKEWAEGGMDTKDARIIGNDFAIANPVRGVPVDLTMQVLNVDFDGDLNYDMNQINGNKVCTDISDYGNYLQSGVFVFGVIRETEGPVGPPAGSVIFNAAMSPNCSTGGVLVDATGEGNLNTQHNEWGISFLATEDNYNTSLRIWRVEIDVDSDAMNPSNYHFQVGSAQLAVDGTDPYKINYTTGMQTPLFQTNNNFLTGRNTTVAFSYLGDTLRLDFSSSGPDTNLGLAPGERIRFGANVLDGTSQVDGTEVADVTEVRVYFSTGNVQNATPEIGIMLQDTTGGATAQCRKRAEDRAPVLDALMQEHVVGHELPIIDLPCPPNSGVKNGQSWVQIGGGGAGLPFAVRAQATIGVQSVVKSICGFDLGPWGVSAKSTAYYDCETRDPKLIRVDVFECVDPMN, encoded by the coding sequence TTGAGCAAGCGCGCCAAGCGTGGTGTATCGCTGCTGTGGATTATTATTGCCTTTCCTGCACTGATCTTGTTCTTGGTTTTCGCCGTCGAGATCGGCAACATCTGGTTAGCTCGGCTTGAGCTGGAGCAGAGTTTGGAAGCAAGTGCCTTGGCAGCGGTTAAGGAGTGGGCCGAAGGGGGGATGGATACGAAAGATGCACGTATTATTGGAAATGATTTTGCGATCGCGAATCCAGTGCGAGGTGTACCCGTTGATTTGACGATGCAGGTTCTAAATGTCGACTTCGATGGCGACCTCAACTACGACATGAACCAGATCAATGGAAACAAAGTTTGCACCGATATCAGCGACTATGGAAATTACTTACAGAGCGGTGTGTTCGTGTTCGGAGTGATTCGAGAGACCGAAGGCCCCGTTGGACCGCCTGCCGGGAGTGTCATTTTTAACGCAGCCATGTCCCCAAATTGTTCAACGGGGGGAGTGCTTGTGGATGCCACTGGGGAAGGTAATCTCAATACGCAACATAACGAGTGGGGAATCTCCTTCCTGGCGACAGAGGACAATTACAACACGTCGTTGCGGATTTGGCGGGTTGAAATCGATGTCGACTCTGACGCAATGAATCCGAGCAATTACCATTTTCAAGTTGGCTCGGCTCAATTGGCAGTCGACGGCACGGACCCCTATAAAATCAACTACACGACGGGTATGCAAACCCCGCTATTTCAGACAAATAACAACTTTCTGACTGGTCGTAACACGACCGTGGCTTTCTCCTACTTAGGGGACACGCTTCGACTTGATTTTTCTAGTTCTGGCCCCGATACAAACCTGGGACTGGCTCCAGGCGAGCGTATTCGATTTGGTGCGAATGTCTTGGACGGTACCAGCCAGGTTGATGGTACCGAAGTCGCCGATGTTACCGAGGTTCGTGTCTACTTTTCAACCGGAAACGTGCAGAATGCCACCCCAGAAATTGGGATCATGCTCCAGGATACAACCGGTGGTGCGACGGCTCAGTGTCGAAAGCGAGCCGAAGATCGGGCACCTGTATTAGATGCCTTGATGCAAGAGCACGTCGTGGGGCACGAATTGCCAATCATCGATTTGCCATGCCCTCCTAACTCCGGCGTCAAAAATGGTCAGTCGTGGGTGCAAATTGGCGGGGGAGGGGCTGGGTTACCGTTTGCAGTACGTGCCCAAGCTACAATTGGTGTTCAAAGCGTGGTAAAGTCAATCTGTGGTTTCGACCTGGGACCGTGGGGCGTTAGCGCTAAGTCAACGGCCTATTACGACTGCGAAACACGCGATCCCAAGCTAATTCGTGTGGATGTATTTGAGTGCGTTGATCCTATGAATTGA
- a CDS encoding sulfatase-like hydrolase/transferase: protein MPSTSEDDNPHVSEMQNPLTRSLDGMLASHGEVFKDSEGGLRDQLEDADRRLTGIKSDIRSAMRNANRQVRVPGQNSPLIMMVVLEGVTKDDLGFYSQPGKTPLLESLAEHGTVFESCYAGPSVDIARFMLMTGSGHSKGKARNNYIADMMWNSGYRALLIDGTNWMTSYERRQYDEDVQAEIDPKTGLPTKLIFNDAEAKIVANQNETAEDDISATDLLVGQSRELLMHRPSNRPVYVEFHFAVTASDPKTRASQIAEIDQAIGRLFHAVHTVRSGRSMVMIVAGLPAEDQLKGASVLSESNLQVPLMIYRSHKSSVAKISEPCGLLDVLPTLADLIISSRVPRHNGISLQPWMDGKPTSSRRFRWSNPSDEDQFAIRQGPWKAIFGPSEQLFFLPDDPRETNNVAAQHPQVLEGLSDSGPNRTKMNF from the coding sequence ATGCCGTCGACTTCCGAAGACGATAACCCTCACGTATCGGAAATGCAGAATCCGCTGACGCGGTCTCTCGATGGCATGTTGGCCTCGCACGGCGAAGTATTCAAAGACTCGGAAGGCGGCTTGCGAGACCAACTCGAAGACGCGGATCGACGCCTGACCGGTATCAAGTCCGATATCCGCAGCGCGATGCGGAATGCAAATCGTCAGGTCCGTGTTCCTGGTCAGAATTCGCCGTTGATCATGATGGTAGTGCTCGAAGGCGTGACCAAAGATGATCTTGGTTTCTATAGCCAGCCGGGTAAGACTCCACTTCTAGAGTCGTTAGCAGAGCACGGTACGGTTTTCGAGTCGTGTTATGCCGGCCCTTCAGTCGATATTGCCAGATTCATGCTGATGACGGGGTCTGGTCACAGTAAAGGAAAAGCTCGGAATAACTACATTGCCGACATGATGTGGAATTCCGGCTACCGAGCCCTGCTCATTGACGGCACGAATTGGATGACCAGCTACGAGCGTCGACAGTACGATGAAGATGTTCAGGCCGAAATCGACCCGAAAACAGGTCTTCCAACCAAATTGATCTTCAATGACGCGGAAGCGAAGATCGTCGCGAATCAGAATGAAACGGCAGAAGACGACATCTCTGCGACAGATCTTCTTGTGGGGCAGTCGCGTGAATTACTGATGCATCGTCCCTCGAATCGTCCGGTTTATGTCGAGTTTCATTTTGCCGTAACGGCAAGCGATCCGAAAACACGTGCAAGCCAGATCGCTGAAATCGATCAGGCAATCGGCCGGCTATTCCATGCCGTGCATACCGTACGCAGCGGACGTTCGATGGTCATGATCGTGGCTGGGCTTCCAGCTGAAGACCAGTTGAAAGGGGCTAGTGTCCTTAGTGAGAGCAATCTACAGGTTCCACTGATGATCTACCGGTCGCACAAAAGCAGCGTCGCTAAGATTTCAGAGCCATGTGGTTTGCTAGACGTACTTCCGACCTTGGCCGATCTGATAATTAGTAGTCGAGTACCGCGACACAACGGTATTTCGCTGCAGCCTTGGATGGATGGCAAGCCGACATCGAGCCGCCGTTTCCGCTGGAGCAATCCCAGCGATGAAGATCAGTTCGCGATCCGACAGGGACCGTGGAAGGCGATCTTCGGGCCTTCCGAGCAACTCTTCTTTCTGCCAGACGATCCACGTGAAACAAACAACGTAGCTGCTCAGCATCCCCAGGTGCTTGAAGGGTTGTCTGACAGTGGGCCGAATCGAACCAAGATGAACTTCTAG
- a CDS encoding TadE/TadG family type IV pilus assembly protein encodes MVQFRKSKRRAVSLLEIIIGLPIVLILLFAVVQFGLLQSNQQTLKQASRAGALVAANMEIDGTEVVPDAEIVNAIDQVLIQGGILSSGESIATVGDVQLNYAVYDPTIPDPISDEIDLNGGCDPPPTTYPNYHYVQVTVCIPATRLAPNAMACFGVDFSGRDAIMTSLFRHERSRINPIVVNP; translated from the coding sequence ATGGTGCAGTTTCGCAAATCGAAACGCCGCGCGGTCAGCCTATTAGAGATCATCATCGGGCTTCCGATCGTTCTCATCTTGCTGTTTGCCGTGGTCCAGTTTGGATTGCTGCAGAGTAATCAGCAAACGCTGAAGCAGGCGAGTCGGGCTGGAGCTTTGGTGGCGGCGAACATGGAAATCGATGGAACGGAAGTCGTGCCAGACGCAGAGATTGTCAACGCCATCGACCAAGTTCTGATCCAGGGAGGCATTCTGTCTTCCGGTGAATCGATTGCGACCGTGGGGGACGTTCAGTTGAACTACGCGGTTTATGACCCGACGATCCCTGACCCGATCTCCGACGAGATCGACTTGAACGGTGGGTGCGATCCTCCGCCGACGACTTATCCCAACTATCACTATGTTCAAGTGACTGTTTGCATTCCCGCAACACGTCTGGCACCTAACGCGATGGCCTGTTTTGGCGTTGATTTTAGCGGGCGTGATGCAATTATGACGAGCCTTTTTCGCCACGAGCGATCTCGCATCAACCCGATTGTTGTTAATCCCTAG
- a CDS encoding Flp family type IVb pilin produces the protein MSLMKRLWNDEAGFVVSAELILVATIAVLGLIVGLASVRDAVTSELSDVAGALQDVNQSYSYYTIIGHSAAVAGSDYTDMTDFCDGPEDANDSDDNCIEHVGGPINEGTSAPVGSNATGN, from the coding sequence ATGAGTCTCATGAAGCGTTTGTGGAACGACGAAGCTGGTTTCGTTGTCTCCGCTGAATTGATCCTGGTCGCCACGATTGCCGTTCTGGGTCTGATCGTTGGTTTGGCCTCCGTTCGTGACGCCGTTACGAGCGAACTGTCCGACGTTGCTGGCGCCCTGCAAGACGTCAACCAGTCGTACAGCTACTACACCATCATTGGTCACTCGGCTGCTGTCGCTGGTTCGGACTACACCGACATGACCGACTTCTGCGATGGTCCAGAAGACGCCAACGACTCCGATGACAACTGCATCGAACACGTTGGCGGTCCAATCAACGAAGGCACCAGTGCCCCTGTTGGTAGCAATGCAACTGGCAACTAA
- a CDS encoding prepilin peptidase — translation MIPQIIILLFVAAYTATGAAWDMKTRKLPNWLTVSAFALGLIFHTVSGALSDQGALGGFLFSLAGFGVGFGILFLLFAIGGGAGGDVKFMGALGAWVGWKAILIIFIGSGLIAAISLAVVFIWSLVTGSARLIDAKKPQSLADRRLIPYAIPATISAWLVLGGLFTLKWVATTGSPITLEN, via the coding sequence ATGATCCCACAAATCATCATTTTGCTGTTTGTCGCTGCGTACACCGCCACCGGTGCTGCCTGGGACATGAAGACGCGCAAATTGCCGAATTGGCTGACGGTCAGTGCCTTCGCGCTCGGTCTGATTTTCCATACCGTTTCTGGAGCTCTGTCCGACCAAGGAGCCCTGGGGGGCTTCCTGTTTTCGCTGGCCGGTTTTGGCGTGGGATTTGGCATCCTGTTCCTCTTGTTCGCCATCGGAGGTGGTGCAGGCGGGGACGTCAAATTCATGGGAGCGCTCGGAGCTTGGGTGGGCTGGAAAGCCATCCTGATAATTTTTATCGGCAGCGGACTGATCGCAGCGATTAGTCTGGCTGTCGTGTTTATATGGAGTCTGGTCACCGGTTCGGCGCGGTTGATTGATGCGAAAAAGCCTCAATCGCTGGCTGATCGGCGACTGATTCCTTACGCGATTCCCGCAACGATCTCTGCCTGGCTCGTGCTGGGGGGACTATTCACGTTGAAATGGGTAGCCACGACGGGATCGCCAATTACACTGGAAAACTAA
- the cpaB gene encoding Flp pilus assembly protein CpaB: MRVSPGTLLLGVVAVMFGLLGAYIVQKNMQKPQTIAAVDAPQMYTVPRASMDLTAGRVVTMGDIVIHKMTAEQFRQQGLPASYMPRTSDIIGRTLRVDLPKGSSFDTPLFYPEGTGPNIVERLDPGMRAVTIKVAADEAVDMFATPGTWVDVLFRSEEDSDENLPEMTVSLLEGVKVLAVNSTTTEMRNVRGQRESQQRTSVTLSVTPDQAVALRVVENRGTMALALRHPDDVDANAQFAGMTMDELLNRPVARERIEVYRGHNISQVEFRERFRANFDPEKLAKQNLNKQAKADPPANADAVK, encoded by the coding sequence ATGAGGGTAAGTCCGGGAACACTCCTTTTGGGCGTCGTGGCAGTCATGTTTGGACTGCTGGGAGCGTACATCGTCCAAAAGAACATGCAAAAACCCCAAACGATCGCCGCGGTAGACGCACCGCAAATGTACACCGTGCCGCGGGCCAGTATGGACCTGACGGCCGGCCGTGTCGTGACGATGGGCGATATCGTCATCCACAAGATGACCGCCGAACAGTTTCGTCAGCAGGGTCTGCCGGCCTCGTACATGCCGCGCACCTCGGACATCATCGGCCGTACCTTGCGGGTCGATTTGCCCAAGGGCTCTTCGTTCGACACGCCCCTGTTTTACCCAGAAGGGACGGGCCCCAACATTGTTGAGCGTCTCGATCCTGGCATGCGTGCCGTGACCATCAAGGTCGCCGCGGACGAAGCCGTCGACATGTTCGCCACGCCAGGCACCTGGGTTGATGTTCTGTTCCGCAGCGAAGAAGACTCTGACGAGAACCTGCCGGAAATGACCGTCAGCCTGCTGGAAGGGGTCAAGGTTCTGGCCGTCAACAGCACCACTACTGAAATGCGAAACGTCCGCGGTCAGCGCGAATCGCAGCAGCGTACCTCGGTCACTCTCTCGGTCACGCCCGATCAAGCGGTCGCCCTGCGAGTGGTCGAAAACCGCGGCACGATGGCCCTGGCCCTGCGTCACCCAGACGACGTCGACGCCAACGCCCAGTTTGCCGGGATGACCATGGACGAACTGCTCAATCGTCCTGTCGCACGCGAACGCATTGAAGTTTATCGCGGCCACAACATCTCGCAGGTTGAATTCCGCGAACGCTTCCGCGCGAACTTCGATCCAGAGAAACTGGCCAAGCAAAACCTGAATAAGCAGGCCAAGGCCGATCCGCCCGCCAATGCAGACGCCGTGAAATAA
- a CDS encoding CpaF family protein, translating into MIRFTSSQPKSETPLSEIDFQRLKSDIHEKLVESLDLSLVARIDDERMRANVENLSKEVIRDYRPKIDPSLHERLLAELQAEVFGLGPLEVLMDDPAISDILVNNAHEVYLERFGRLEKSDIVFADDAHLIRIIQRVVARVGRRIDEVSPMVDARLPDGSRINAVVPPLALNGPKLSIRRFGVEHLRLEKLLENETINQQMVDFLQAAVQGRVSFMISGGTGAGKTTMLNALSKSIPDDERIVTIEDSAELLLQHAHVVGMETRPANSEGQGAVTPRDLVRNSLRMRPDRILVGEVRGPEALDMLQAMNTGHEGSLTTIHANDAVDALHRLEMMVAMTGYELPVNVIRRYVASGIRIIVHVARLKGGVRKVMRIAEIAGTEGGEYQLNDIFRFEHQGLDADGKATGRFVATGYQPQCVDRFLESGVSIDTSIFQATT; encoded by the coding sequence ATGATTCGATTTACCTCTTCTCAGCCCAAGTCGGAAACGCCTCTTAGCGAGATCGATTTCCAGCGTCTGAAGTCGGACATCCACGAAAAGCTGGTCGAATCGCTGGACCTTTCGCTGGTCGCCCGAATCGACGACGAGCGGATGCGGGCCAACGTCGAGAACCTCTCGAAGGAAGTCATTCGCGACTATCGTCCCAAGATCGATCCGAGCCTGCACGAGCGGCTGCTGGCAGAACTGCAAGCCGAAGTCTTCGGCCTGGGTCCACTGGAAGTACTGATGGACGATCCGGCGATCAGCGATATCTTGGTGAACAACGCCCACGAAGTTTACCTGGAACGCTTCGGCCGCTTGGAAAAGTCGGACATCGTATTTGCCGACGACGCCCACCTGATTCGGATCATCCAGCGCGTGGTGGCCCGTGTCGGTCGCCGCATCGACGAAGTCAGCCCGATGGTCGACGCGCGACTGCCAGACGGATCGCGTATCAATGCGGTCGTTCCGCCTCTGGCGCTCAATGGCCCGAAGCTTTCCATTCGTCGCTTTGGTGTCGAACATCTGCGTCTCGAAAAACTACTGGAAAACGAAACGATCAATCAACAGATGGTCGATTTCCTGCAAGCTGCCGTGCAAGGTCGCGTCAGCTTCATGATCTCGGGCGGTACGGGTGCCGGTAAGACGACCATGCTGAACGCTTTGAGCAAGTCGATCCCAGACGACGAACGTATCGTGACGATCGAAGATTCGGCCGAACTTCTGCTGCAACACGCGCATGTGGTTGGCATGGAAACGCGTCCGGCGAACTCGGAAGGCCAAGGGGCTGTGACCCCGCGTGACCTGGTTCGCAACAGCTTGCGTATGCGACCCGATCGGATCCTCGTGGGCGAAGTCCGCGGGCCAGAAGCCCTGGACATGTTGCAAGCCATGAACACCGGTCACGAAGGGTCGCTCACCACCATTCACGCCAACGATGCCGTGGATGCTCTGCACCGTCTGGAAATGATGGTCGCCATGACTGGCTACGAACTGCCGGTAAACGTCATTCGCCGTTACGTGGCCAGCGGTATCCGGATTATCGTTCACGTGGCACGTCTCAAAGGTGGCGTGCGCAAAGTGATGCGTATCGCCGAAATCGCCGGGACCGAAGGAGGCGAGTACCAACTGAACGACATTTTCCGTTTCGAGCACCAAGGACTCGACGCCGACGGCAAGGCAACCGGTCGATTCGTCGCCACCGGCTACCAACCGCAGTGTGTCGATCGGTTCCTGGAATCGGGCGTCAGCATCGACACCAGCATCTTCCAGGCCACCACCTAA
- a CDS encoding type II secretion system F family protein, with protein MDQLALALNANSLPILVFGGMAAALGALLMGVRDLFVSRDSRLMASPLLKKLPSRTEEADASAVDRFDVWLERAIYMTGMNTSITMAALLFILIGITAGMAVFVFTEDLLYSVVAGLFGIIVCFVILSLAYKRAMKQFEEQFPSAIDLLARAVRAGESLDQALVMIGDSVNDPVAGEFRRIAKHLEMGLSLSVAMKSFAYRVPTMDVRIFASALSVHRDAGGNLPKTLERLSSVIRDRMSYHRQLKSVTGAGRITALIISCLGPLLFLYLFFAQPEYSSSLWNNPTGRLVLIGAAISQMIGLFIVSRMLRSRY; from the coding sequence GTGGATCAACTAGCCCTAGCACTGAATGCCAATTCGCTGCCGATCTTAGTGTTCGGTGGAATGGCCGCCGCACTCGGCGCGTTGCTGATGGGTGTCCGCGATTTGTTCGTTTCGCGTGACTCTCGTTTGATGGCCTCTCCGCTTCTGAAGAAGCTGCCTTCCCGCACCGAAGAAGCCGACGCCAGCGCCGTCGACCGATTTGACGTGTGGCTGGAACGCGCCATCTACATGACCGGCATGAACACCAGTATCACGATGGCGGCCTTGCTGTTCATCCTGATCGGCATCACCGCTGGTATGGCAGTCTTTGTTTTCACTGAAGACTTGCTGTACTCCGTGGTTGCCGGCCTGTTTGGAATCATCGTCTGCTTCGTCATCCTTTCCCTCGCCTACAAGCGAGCAATGAAGCAATTTGAAGAGCAGTTTCCCTCGGCAATCGATCTGCTGGCCCGTGCCGTTCGTGCAGGGGAAAGCCTGGACCAGGCCTTGGTGATGATCGGCGATTCGGTGAACGACCCGGTTGCCGGCGAGTTCCGCCGCATTGCCAAGCACCTGGAGATGGGGCTCTCGCTGTCGGTGGCTATGAAGAGCTTCGCCTATCGCGTGCCTACCATGGACGTTCGCATTTTCGCCTCAGCCCTGAGCGTTCACCGCGATGCCGGTGGTAACTTGCCGAAAACCTTGGAACGATTGTCCAGCGTGATCCGCGATCGCATGAGCTATCATCGCCAACTCAAGAGCGTCACCGGTGCCGGTCGTATCACGGCCCTCATCATTTCGTGCTTGGGACCGCTGCTGTTTTTGTACCTGTTCTTTGCCCAGCCGGAATACAGCAGTTCGTTGTGGAACAACCCAACGGGCCGCCTGGTGCTGATCGGTGCCGCCATTTCTCAGATGATCGGCCTGTTCATCGTCAGCCGCATGTTACGTAGCCGTTATTAA
- a CDS encoding type II secretion system F family protein — translation MPLSLEVVGAFLGISILLFLVGSLMLWLGRNKAQDYLEASSGKSLGVFTKLFAYMIPIANESRDKLQSELVKAGHYGKYAAEDYLALRNAAVFAWLIFVAAALVMTIDDGAAAQQFYFIVGGIVMLLIWGLPRIILSTSASARVQRIRYGLPDGLDMVTMTVSAGMPLQRAIAHVSRELRNSHNDLACELTILEGQASARSLDYALKEFAKRVDDPDVTALSTMIHHAERLGGNVANAFHEFADSIRETRRQRAEEEGNRTSIKLLFPVIFFLAPPIYVLLLGPAVMELRNFSMRETAPGGALNQSATQASVSSTPDRQNSIFSSGNN, via the coding sequence ATGCCACTAAGCTTGGAAGTTGTCGGAGCCTTTCTCGGAATTAGCATTCTGCTATTTCTGGTAGGTAGCCTTATGCTTTGGCTGGGGCGTAATAAAGCCCAAGACTACCTGGAAGCTTCCAGCGGTAAGTCGCTGGGGGTGTTCACGAAGCTCTTTGCCTACATGATTCCGATCGCCAACGAAAGCCGCGACAAGCTTCAGTCGGAACTGGTCAAAGCTGGCCACTATGGTAAATATGCCGCGGAAGACTACCTGGCTTTGCGTAATGCGGCCGTGTTTGCCTGGCTTATCTTCGTCGCCGCGGCTTTGGTGATGACCATCGATGATGGGGCAGCCGCTCAACAGTTCTACTTCATCGTGGGTGGAATCGTGATGCTGCTGATCTGGGGTTTGCCACGAATTATTCTGTCGACTTCCGCATCGGCTCGCGTCCAACGCATTCGCTACGGGCTTCCTGACGGCTTGGACATGGTAACGATGACCGTATCGGCTGGTATGCCGCTACAGCGGGCGATCGCTCACGTAAGCCGCGAATTGCGAAACTCGCACAACGACCTGGCTTGCGAGCTAACGATCCTAGAAGGCCAGGCGTCGGCCCGTTCGCTGGACTATGCGTTGAAAGAATTCGCCAAACGTGTCGATGACCCGGACGTGACCGCACTTTCGACCATGATTCATCATGCCGAGCGGTTGGGTGGCAATGTGGCCAATGCTTTCCACGAGTTTGCCGACAGCATCCGAGAAACTCGCCGCCAGCGTGCGGAGGAAGAAGGAAATCGCACGTCGATCAAACTGCTATTCCCGGTGATTTTCTTCCTGGCACCACCGATCTACGTGCTGCTTTTGGGCCCGGCGGTGATGGAGTTGCGGAACTTCTCGATGCGTGAAACGGCACCGGGCGGGGCCCTGAATCAATCGGCCACTCAGGCTTCAGTTTCCAGTACGCCAGATCGCCAGAATAGTATCTTTTCTTCCGGCAACAACTAA
- a CDS encoding tetratricopeptide repeat protein: protein MNYRVIPPIVMIASCLVLSGCATNRSGMGSMFAMTKPTIETNFTQEMSFARLSERNGDNVKAKKLYRHILSEQPENRIALHRMGVISGKEGQYDEAVRYLTHATTVGDPSAELLSDLGYVYYLQHNQELAKTTLERALAEDPDYEAARTNLAIVYAELGQYDIALSHFRQVSSEAEALSNLAYIQSQRGDLELAQRNYSRALDIDKRLRPAAEALIQIAQMTGDVQDRPNVRPHVVPSQEQPKQEMVAQTSPAIPAASQFAPSTNTVAATTPESATNNPLRMASQSTVQQVQYSSGEAAQAPTSSGNASLTIPTQTLGASPAVYQISDQPVSSSVQQPPRASTSIGAMQSASAENFNQQIMSALQAASTK, encoded by the coding sequence ATGAACTACCGAGTTATTCCGCCAATCGTAATGATCGCATCGTGCCTGGTACTCAGTGGCTGTGCCACCAACCGATCAGGCATGGGGTCCATGTTCGCTATGACAAAGCCAACGATTGAAACCAACTTCACCCAAGAGATGAGCTTTGCTCGCCTCTCAGAGCGAAACGGCGATAACGTCAAAGCAAAGAAACTTTATCGCCACATCCTGTCTGAACAGCCGGAGAACCGTATTGCCCTGCATCGCATGGGAGTCATCTCCGGCAAGGAAGGTCAGTATGACGAAGCCGTCAGATATCTGACCCACGCCACCACGGTTGGCGACCCGTCAGCTGAATTGCTGTCGGACCTGGGCTATGTGTACTATCTGCAGCATAACCAGGAACTTGCGAAGACAACCCTGGAACGTGCTCTGGCCGAAGATCCCGACTACGAAGCGGCTCGTACCAACCTGGCCATCGTCTACGCCGAGTTGGGGCAATACGATATTGCTTTGAGCCACTTCCGCCAGGTTTCAAGCGAAGCAGAGGCGCTCTCCAACTTGGCTTACATTCAAAGCCAACGCGGCGACCTCGAACTTGCCCAACGCAACTACAGCCGTGCCCTCGATATCGACAAGCGTCTGCGACCAGCAGCCGAAGCGCTCATTCAGATTGCTCAGATGACCGGTGACGTCCAGGACCGTCCGAACGTTCGGCCTCATGTCGTTCCTTCGCAAGAGCAGCCAAAGCAGGAAATGGTTGCCCAGACGAGCCCAGCGATTCCGGCGGCATCACAGTTTGCCCCAAGCACCAACACGGTCGCTGCCACCACTCCTGAATCGGCAACCAACAACCCACTTCGTATGGCATCGCAATCGACCGTTCAGCAGGTGCAATACAGCAGCGGGGAAGCGGCGCAGGCTCCGACCTCTTCTGGCAATGCCTCGTTGACGATTCCTACCCAAACCCTGGGTGCAAGCCCGGCAGTTTACCAGATCTCTGACCAGCCAGTTTCATCGAGTGTTCAGCAGCCGCCACGAGCATCGACTTCAATCGGTGCCATGCAGTCTGCATCTGCTGAGAACTTCAATCAGCAGATCATGAGCGCCTTACAAGCCGCTTCGACGAAGTAG